Genomic window (Jeotgalibaca ciconiae):
GCTGGTAATGGCGTATTCTCAGAAGCACGTGATATCGTAGAATCAGACCCAGAACGCGAAATTTATGTAATTGGTGTAGACCGTGACCAAGAAGAAGAAGGAAAAATCACAATTGATGGTGAAACTCGTGATCTAACACTTACTTCTACTGTAAAAGGTGTTGGTGTTGCAGCTCATGATATCGCGAATGCAGCAATGAATGGAGATTTCCCAGCTAATGAAGTAGTAACACTTGGTTTAGTGGATGGTGGAGTTAGCTTGACTGATGGGCTATTGACTCAAGAAGTATTAGATGCAGTACATGAAGCAGAACAAGCGATTATTAGTGGTGATATCGTAGTAAGTGAAACACCACAATAATCTTTAATTAAAATGAATAATCCCAAAGGGGCTGAGACTTTTGTCCCAGCTCCTTTTCTTTTATAGAGTTCAGCTGAAAACGAATGTTTATGACTTTGTATCATGCTATTATTAGATTTTTTTTATTATTAAACTGCATTCGGTTAACGTATAATAGAAATAAGCTGTTTGATAAATATAGGAGATAGAAAAGGAGGAACCGCCATGACGGATGAGAATTATGTCATTGAAATGCTTGGAGTCACCAAAGCTTTTGGAAATTTTAAAGCAAATGATGATATCCATCTTAAAGTCAAAAAAGGAGAAATTCATGCTCTGTTAGGTGAAAATGGTGCAGGAAAATCAACTTTGATGAATATTCTTTCCGGCTTGTTACAACCGACGAGTGGTACGATAAAAGTAAATGGAAAAGAAGTGGAGATTACTTCTCCAACAGTCGCAGATAAATTAGGAATTGGTATGGTTCATCAACACTTTATGTTAGTGAAGGACTTTACCGTTTCCGAAAATATTATTTTGGGAAATGAAGAAAGCCGTTTTGGGGTTTTGAATCGTAAAAAAGCTCAAAAAACAATAAAAGAATTATCAGATAGATATCATCTCTATGTAGAACCAACTGCAAAGGTTGAAGATATTACAGTTGGGATGGAACAACGTGTAGAAATTTTGAAGACTCTTTACAGAGGAGCTGATATTCTTATCTTTGATGAGCCGACAGCTGTGCTGACCCCTCAAGAAATTGATGAACTGATTTTGATTATGAAGGGGTTAGTAAAAGAAGGGAAATCAATTATACTCATTACGCATAAACTGGATGAAATCAAGTCTGTTGCGGATCGTGTTACCGTTATTCGTAAAGGGAAAAGTATTGATACCGTTGATGTTAAAAGCACGTCTAAGCAAGAAATGGCTGACATGATGGTAGGAAGATCTGTTTTGTTCAAGACAACAAAACAAGCTGCTTCTCCAAAAGAAACTGTTTTAGAAATTAATAATTTAGTAGTAAAAGAGAGCAGAGGTCTTGAAGCGGTTAAAGGGTTAAATTTAACAGTTCGTGCGGGAGAAATAGTCGGAATAGCCGGTATTGATGGAAATGGACAATCTGAATTAATACAAGCCATTACTGGTTTGAGAAAAACAGAGAGTGGATCAATCAAGCTTCATGATAAGGAAATTTCAAATCTTCCTCCAAGAAAAATTACAGAAGCTGGTGTTGGACACATTCCAGAAGACCGTCAAAGACATGGGCTTATTCTGCCGATGACATTATCTGAGAATATCTCTCTACAAAGTTATTACAAAGAACCTTTTAGTCATAATCATCTCCTCAATGAGAAAGAAATGGATAAACATGCGGTTCGTTTGATTCAGGAATATGATGTACGTACGCAAAGTGAAAGATCATTTGCTGCGTCTCTATCAGGTGGTAACCAGCAGAAAGCAATTATTGCTAGAGAAATAGACCGAGACCCTTCGTTACTAATCGCGGCTCAACCTACACGGGGGCTAGATGTTGGAGCAATTGAATTCATTCACAAACGTTTGATTGAACATAGAGATCAAGGAAATGCTGTCTTATTAATGAGTTTTGAATTAGACGAAATATTGAATGTCTCTGACCGAATTGTTGTTATTTATGAAGGCCAAATTGTTGCTGAAGTAAAACAATCAGAAACATCTGAGCAGGAGCTTGGCTTATTGATGACAGGAACTCCTTTAGAACAAGCAAGAAAAGAACTTCAAACTGCTGAAGAGAAAGGAGAAAACAGTCATGGGTAAAATGTATCAGAATGCTCGTTTTCAACAATATGCAGTTCCAATATTGTCTGTCATATTAGGAATCCTTATTGGTGCGATTCTTATGTTATCGTTTGGTTTTAATCCAATTACAGGCTATACAGCGATGATTAAAGGAGCCTTATTCACACCATTTTATTTTGGGCAGACGCTTCGTTTGATGGCCCCGCTAATTGTCATTGCCTTGGGATTCGCTGTAGCAAACACTGCTGGGTTCTTCAACATCGGTGTGGCTGGACAAGTATTAGTAGGATGGTTCGCTTCTGTTTCTATATCGTATGTGTTTCCTGAACTGCCTGGTTTTATCTTACTGCCGATATGTATCTTGGCAGGGATGGCAGCAGGTGCAATTTGGGCAGGGATTGCTGGGTTTCTTCGTGCGTATTTTGGAACGAGTGAAGTAATTGTTACAATTATGCTGAATCATACGGCTTTTCATGTTGTTAATTACCTGATTCGTAATGTTTTAACAGAAAATAGTGACTCTTCACCACGTATTTCAGAGGCTGCTAGTTTACGTATTCCATTCTTGACAACTTTAACAGATAATTCAACCATTCATGGAGGTATTTTTATATCCATTATTATGGTGTTCGTAGTGTGGATGCTTATTAATAAAACAACGTTTGGTTTTGAATTCCGTTCTGTAGGTATGAATCCACATGCTGCTGATTATGCTGGAATGAACGCTAAAAAGAACATCATTTTAGCTATGCTGTTAAGTGGTGCGTTAGCTGGATTAGGTGGAGCAATGGAAGGGCTGGGGAACTTTCAAAACATCTTCACTCAAGGCGCTGTTCCTACAATTGGTTTTGATGGAATGGGTGTTGCCTTGCTAGGAGCAAGCAACCCTCTGGGTATTCTATTTTCTTCATTCTTATTCAGTGTTCTGAAAACAGGTGGTACAAGCATGCCTCTAGTTTCAGGGGCGCCGAATGAAATTGTCGATATTGTTATTGCTTTGATTATTTTCTTTGTAGGTGCGAATTATATTATTCGTTTGCTTCTTGCAAAAACGAAACCAGTTAAAAAGAAAGAGGTGGCCTAGATGGATGTGATTACACTTCTGACAATCATTGTCTCCAATACATTAATTTATTCAGCCCCTCTTATCTTCACTGCATTAGGTGGAACGTTCTCTGAACGAAGCGGGATTGTCAATGTCGGTTTAGAAGGAATTATGGTTATGGGAGCATTCTCTTCTATCGTTTTTAATTTGAGCTTCGGTGCAACTTTTGGAGCGGCTACTCCATGGCTAGGGTTACTTATTGGAGGAATTGTCGGGATTTTATTTTCTATCATTCATGCTGCAGCAACTGTGAATCTGCGTGCCGATCACATTGTTTCAGGAACGGTATTGAATATGTTGGCCCCGGCTTTAGCAATTTTCTTGACCAAAGTTCTATATGATGGGAAAGGGCAAACAGATTTTATTGTTTATAACTTTGGAAAACGTAGTGTACCATTTTTGAAAGATATCCCTATTATAGGAAGAATTTTCTTTACGGATATTACGATTGCTGCTTATTTGGGTATATTGGTTGCCATTCTAAGTTACTTTATCATTTTCAAAACGACATTCGGTCTGCGTTTACGTTCTGTTGGTGAACATCCTCAAGCAGCAGATACATTAGGGATTAATGTATATTTGATGCGTTACTCCGGTGTCTTGATTTCAGGGTTTTTAGGCGGTGTAGGTGGGGCAGTCGTTGCACAATCTATTACGCTGAACTTCTCTGTGACGACCATCGCAGGTCAAGGGTTTATTGCTATGGCGGCAATGATTTTTGGTAAATGGAATCCAATAACGGTTATGGGAGCTGCATTATTCTTCGGTTTAGCACAAAGTTTGAGTGTTATCGGGAATTACATTCCAATCGTACAAGATATTCCAGGTGTGTATTTAAGCGTTCTTCCTTATGTTCTAACGATTGTAGTGTTGGTTGGTTTTATTGGAAAGTCAAAAGGACCTGCAGCAAATGGAACTACTTATATAAAAACAAAATAAATCAAAAGAAGAAGGCTGGATTAAGTTCCATGCCTTTTTTTGTAGGATAGGGCAGCTTTGCACGCTTTTTTTATAGACTAGGGGATTATAAGTTCAGCCATCAATGTCTAGCTCCCAAGTCCTGACCTAGTGAAAAAAAGATAAATTTGCCCCATTGCGCGCTTCGCTGCTCGCTAACGCATATCATTCGACTAACCCGCTGAAGCGTGAAGTCTCCTGACAATTCAGGGTCAAATTTCCTATTTTTTCATAGGTCAAGGCGGACTTGTCCGCTTTTCTTACGCATTTAAATTGGTTTGTAAAATTTATGTAAGTAGAGTATAGTTTTTATATGTCTGTCAGTAGTTTTGGTTGCTGACACAAACTATGAAGTATTGGAAGTGAATACGTGGAATTAGTATTGGCAAAGGGCGCAAACGCCCATATTCAAAATACAAAAAAATTTAAAACGGTTCTAATTGAATATAAGTTTAGAAGTCTGTATGAACCGGATGAAGCTACAGCGAGAACTTTACTAAAAAATATGATGGTAACAAATACACAGAAGTATCCTAGTCAAAAAATGATGGATCATCAAATGTCTTGGTTATATGGCGCTTCCTTAAGCTCTAATTCTCAACGTTATGGAAATCACCATGTTGTTACGCTTCGTTTGAGAGTTGTTAACGATAAATTTATTGGTGGAGATGAAACATTATTAGAAGAAGCGTTTTCTTTCTTACGAGAAATTATTTTTCATCCAAATGTTTCTGACAATGCCTTTCACTCAGAAACATTCCATCGCGAAAAGAAAAATTTAAAGAATTACTTTGATTCTATTGAAGAAAATAAGTCAGGGTACTCATTGTTTCGCTTGAACCAACTTTTATTTAAGGGGACAAATCAAGTCTATTTAGGAATCGGCGATGTGCAATATCTAGATGCTATTACCCCAGAGTCTCTTTATAATACCTACTTGAAAATGCTTCAGGAAGATAGCATTGATATTTTTGTGTCGGGCGATGTTGAAGAAGAACGTATTCAACAAATTTTGGAGCAAAGTAAGTTTTCAAATCGAGAAAGTGTAACAGCTGACATCTTCGTTACTAGTGATCTAGTAAATCCGGTAGTGAAAAAAGAAGAATCTTCAGATGTAACACAAGGGAATTTATTATTTGGTTTTTCTTCGCCAGCTTACTTTTCTAATAAACATTATTATGCAGCTATGATTTTTGATGGGATATTCGGTGGATTTCCTCATTCCAAGCTGTTTCAAAATGTACGTGAAAAAGAAAGCCTTGCTTATTCAGCATCCAGTTCAATCGATAATATTCGTGGGAAAATGATTGTAAGAACAGGAATAGATTTTTCGAAACGAAATCAAGTTGAAAAAATTGTGATGGAACAACTGAAAGACATGCAGCTTGGAAATTTTTCGGAAGAATTAATAAGTCAAACAAAAGAGATGCTGATTAATCAATACAAGCAAAATGATGATCACCAAGGAAAGGCTCTTTCCAAGATTTATACAAATGAGTTACTAGCTGGTTACAATATATCGGATGAAGAATGGCTTCGTTCATTAATGGATGTTACAAAAGAAAATATTATTGAAGTTGCCAAACAGATGAAATTAGAAGCTATATTCTTTTTGAAAGGAGAGGAAGAAAATCATGCATAAAGTTGACTATCCTCTTTTAGATGAAACGGTTTATTATGAAACCTTGGATAATGGATTACAGGTAATTTTGATTCCTAAGCCTCAATTTGCAAAAGTATACGGAATTATGACGACAAAATTTGGTTCCATTGACAATCATTTTGTTCCTCTACAATCTGATTCTTCCATCCAGGTTCCGGACGGGGTTGCCCATTTTTTGGAGCATAAACTTTTTGAAGGGGAAGAACGTGATGCATTTGATGATTTTGCTGAATTAGGCTCATCTGCGAATGCCTTCACCTCTTTTACAAGGACAAGCTATTTATTCTCAGCTACTAGCAAAGAAGAAGAAAATATTCGCACCTTATTGGATTTTGTTCAAACTCCTCATTTTACACAAGAAGGAGTAGAAAAAGAAAAAGGAATTATTGCTCAAGAAATAAATATGTATGAAGATATTCCTGATTGGCGATTATTTTACGGTTTATTAAAAAATATGTATCCGAATCATCCACTTTCAATTGATATTGCAGGAACAGTCGAGAGTATCCAAAAAATAACACCTGAAATTCTTCAAGCTTGTTACGATACTTTTTACCATCCATCTAATATGAACTTGGTGGTAATCGGGAACTTTGATCCTGAAAAAACAATGGATTCCATTAGGGAGAATCAAGCATCAAAAGACTTTCCAAAAGAAGATCATATTATGCGCTTTTTACCCGTTGAGAGAATCGAGAGTATGGTAGCTCATCAACAAATCAAGATGGACGTCAAACGACCTAAAGTAGCGATGGGCATAAAAGGGATAACATCTGTTCCAGAAGGAAACGAATCGGATACTTATTATCTGTTGGGAACTTTGCTTATGGAGTTGTTATTTGGAAGAGGTTCTGAGAACTTTAATACACTCTATAACGGTGGTTTAATTGATGACACTTTTAATTATTCATTCAACGTGGATCGTAGTTTTCATTTTATGGCTATTGAGACGGACACAGATCGGCCGGATGAAGCAATAACTGAATGGAAAAATATTTTATTGAATTGGAAAACGGATCCTGATTTTACAGAAGAAAGTTTTCAGTTATTGAAAAGAGCATTCATTGGCGAACAATTACAAGCTTTTAATTCTTTGGAATATATTTCAAATCAATATGGTTATCTGTACTTCAGCGGAGTTGAAATGTTTGATCGCATTGATCACATAGAAGCCATTACGTTTAAGGATATTCAGCAATTTGCTCAACAATATATCAAAGAACAATTAATGAGTACCTTTGTTATTTATCCGAAAAAGGAGAAGTAAACATGAAGATTGCTCTGATTACGGGTGCTTCCGGAGATATTGGTTCAAGTGTTGCGAAAAAGCTGGCTGAAGATGGTTGGTCATTATACTTGCATTATCATTCAAATAAAGAGAAAATAAATAGTATTATTAGGGAGTTTATTGAAAAATATCCAAAACAAGAATTTTTTTCTGTGCAAGCAAATCTAGAACAAGATGATGCGATTGACCGACTAAAAGAACAAATATTTTCATTGAACGCCATTGTTTTTTCGCATGGTATAACAGAATATGGATTGTTAAATGAGCTTGCATCGGAAAAAATGGACCAATTATGGAAAATGCATGTTAAAATTCCTATTTTAATTACGCAAGCTTTTCAAAATAAAATCCATCAGGACAACCAAGGAAGAATTGTCTTTATCAGTTCTGTCTATGGAGAAATGGGAAGCAGCAACGAGGTTTTTTATAGTACTGTAAAAGGCGCTCAAATTGCCTTTGTCCGCGCATACAGTAAGGAAGTGGCTTCTTGGGGGATCACTGTGAATGCAGTCAGCCCGGGCGCTGTGAATACACATATGAATCAGCATTATACTGAAATGGAAATTACGAACTTACTAGACGATATACCGATTGGAAGAATGGGTAGACCGGAAGAAATTAGTTTTTGGGTAAAACAAATACTAAAAAAAGAAAGTTCTTATATGACTGGACAGGTTCTAACCGTAAGCGGCGGTTGGCTGAAGTGATTTTTAAAATTGCAGAATGTAGCTTTTTAATGAGTCTCTAAGAAGTACATTCTGCTTATTATCATCATATTCTATTATGCTATAATATACTGTGAATAGAGATAAGGTGGTGCGTTGAATGGGTGAGAAAAATCATATTGGTGAACAATTAAAGCAAGAAAGAATAGCAAAAGGTTATACACTCGATGATTTACAACAACTTACTAAAATTCAAAAACATTATTTAATAGCAATTGAAGAAAATAATCTTGATGAACTTCCAGGCGATTTTTTTGTTAAGGCATTTATTCGACAATACGCTGAAGTGCTGGAAATGGATGTTGATGAGTCCGCAGTTGTATCCAGTAAAAAGGAAGAAAATCCGGATAGTCAAACTGAAATACAGGAACCAACATTACCTACTAGGTCAGAATTGAAACGGTCTTCCAAAGAAACGAATTTCAACTACAGTAGTTCATCCCAAAGCAGTTTACCTACCTTTTTGATGGTACTGCTTCTTATATTGGTATTAGGAATGATTTGGTTTTATTTTTATTTTATAAGAAGTAACGAACCTGAATCGACGAATAATAATAGTGTAATTAATCAAACCGAAACTGTTTCAAGCGAGGCCCAGACAAGTGAAACTGTGGGTGAAGATGTCGAAAGCGCAGAAGAGAGTGCTGAAAACTCCTCAGAACTCTCCATTATCCGAGAAGATAATAACAATCGAATAGAGTATAGAGTTACGAACTTTGAATTACCAAATCAACTTCTTTTAGAAATCGATACAAGTGGAAATTCATGGGTTCAGGTGACTATCAACGAATCTGTTCTTTTTGAAGGAACTATTTCTGCGGGGAGTTCTCAAGAAATAGAAATTCCAGAAGATACAGAAGAAGTAGCTGTTCGAATTGGATACCTGCCTTCTACCAGCGTTCTGTTTGGTGATGAAGAAGTTGAGAAGCCTGAAGACAGTAGCACGAATCAGACGCAAACCCTCTATTTTACTTTTGAATAATGAAATGTAATGAAATAGTTAGGAGAAAAAAACGTGAATTTACCCAATAAACTTACTGTAATCCGAATCTTTATGATTCCGATATTTTTATTATTAATGACGATTCCTTTTGAATGGGGAACGGTTGAACTATTAGGTTCTTCCATACCGACTGTCCAATTAATTGGAACCATTATTTTTTCAGTTGCCAGTTTTACAGATTGGCTGGATGGTTACATTGCTCGTAGAGATGGACTTGTGACAAATTTTGGAAAGTTTGCTGATCCCTTAGCAGATAAAATGCTTGTAGCTGCAGCTTTCATCGTTTTAGTTGAAAAAGGATTAGCGCCAGCTTGGGTAGTAAGTATTATTCTCTGCCGCGAGCTAGCAGTTACTGGTCTACGATTATTGTTAGTAAAAGATGGAGAAGTTATGGCAGCTGCTTGTCCTGGAAAAATTAAAACGGTCACTCAAATGTTTGCCATTATTTTATTGTTTTTAGATGATTTTCCTGTTGCAGGAATAGGTATTCCACTTGGTACAATTTTATTGTATATTTGCTTATTTTTCACAGTTTACTCAGGAACGGATTACTTTATTAAGAATAAGTATGTATTTATGGATTCATTTGGAAATTAAAATCAAATATATGTAAAAACAGTTGAAGTAGTACTATTTAGTTTAATTTAGGCTAAGTAATTCGACTGTTTTTTTAATTGAAAGAGTTCTTTTTAGCGAATATTAATAGTGAGGGGTATGATTATGATTGCAGAGATTATTTCTATTGGAACAGAACTTTTACTTGGCCAAATTGTGAATACGAATGCAGCATTTATTGCAAAAGAACTAGCGATGTTAGGAATCAATACTTATCATCAATCAGTAGTAGGAGATAATACAGCTAAAATTAAAGAAGTAATTAAGATTGCAGAAGGAAGGAGTGACCTGTTAATCTTCATCGGAGGTCTTGGCCCAACACAAGACGATGTTACAAAACAAACTATTGCAAGTTATTTAAATGAACCTTTAGAGTTAGAAATAGAATCATTGAAATTAATACGTGATTATTTTGAAAAAACGGGCCGAGATATGACTGAAAATAATCAGAAACAAGCCTATTATTTTGAAAATGGTCGTTTTTTTAAAAATGCAAACGGCCATGCTATTGGAACCTATCTAAAAAAAGATGAGAAAGCTTACTTGTTAGTACCGGGTCCCCCGATTGAAATGGAAAGAATGTTTCATGATGAAATTACCCCTTTCCTAGCGACCTTGACACAAGATGACCGTCAATTTATTGTTTCTAAAACACTCCGTTTTTACGGAATAGGTGAATCTACGCTCGTATCAAAATTAAATGATTTAATAGAAAATCAATCAAATCCAACAATTGCTCCTTATGCTGGAAATCATGAAGTGTCTTTACGAATTACTGCAAGTGGGAAAGATGAAAGAGAATGTCAACATCTTATTACTCATACCATAGATCAAATTTTTTCATTGGTTGGGGATTTTTATTATGGAGAAGGAGATGATAATAGTTTAGTTAAAGTAGTGGGAAAACTTCTTCAAGATA
Coding sequences:
- a CDS encoding competence/damage-inducible protein A, with the translated sequence MIAEIISIGTELLLGQIVNTNAAFIAKELAMLGINTYHQSVVGDNTAKIKEVIKIAEGRSDLLIFIGGLGPTQDDVTKQTIASYLNEPLELEIESLKLIRDYFEKTGRDMTENNQKQAYYFENGRFFKNANGHAIGTYLKKDEKAYLLVPGPPIEMERMFHDEITPFLATLTQDDRQFIVSKTLRFYGIGESTLVSKLNDLIENQSNPTIAPYAGNHEVSLRITASGKDERECQHLITHTIDQIFSLVGDFYYGEGDDNSLVKVVGKLLQDKKMRISSAESLTGGLFQSTLVSVPQSSKVFRGGIVAYEEAIKRDVLGVSPEILETEGMVSEACAISMADKCREKFGTEIGISFTGVAGPDSLEGHPAGTVWIGISQEGELSFAKQYRFMRDRNGNRSQSVMQGLDLIRRTLLKE
- the yfmH gene encoding EF-P 5-aminopentanol modification-associated protein YfmH encodes the protein MHKVDYPLLDETVYYETLDNGLQVILIPKPQFAKVYGIMTTKFGSIDNHFVPLQSDSSIQVPDGVAHFLEHKLFEGEERDAFDDFAELGSSANAFTSFTRTSYLFSATSKEEENIRTLLDFVQTPHFTQEGVEKEKGIIAQEINMYEDIPDWRLFYGLLKNMYPNHPLSIDIAGTVESIQKITPEILQACYDTFYHPSNMNLVVIGNFDPEKTMDSIRENQASKDFPKEDHIMRFLPVERIESMVAHQQIKMDVKRPKVAMGIKGITSVPEGNESDTYYLLGTLLMELLFGRGSENFNTLYNGGLIDDTFNYSFNVDRSFHFMAIETDTDRPDEAITEWKNILLNWKTDPDFTEESFQLLKRAFIGEQLQAFNSLEYISNQYGYLYFSGVEMFDRIDHIEAITFKDIQQFAQQYIKEQLMSTFVIYPKKEK
- a CDS encoding ABC transporter ATP-binding protein; this encodes MTDENYVIEMLGVTKAFGNFKANDDIHLKVKKGEIHALLGENGAGKSTLMNILSGLLQPTSGTIKVNGKEVEITSPTVADKLGIGMVHQHFMLVKDFTVSENIILGNEESRFGVLNRKKAQKTIKELSDRYHLYVEPTAKVEDITVGMEQRVEILKTLYRGADILIFDEPTAVLTPQEIDELILIMKGLVKEGKSIILITHKLDEIKSVADRVTVIRKGKSIDTVDVKSTSKQEMADMMVGRSVLFKTTKQAASPKETVLEINNLVVKESRGLEAVKGLNLTVRAGEIVGIAGIDGNGQSELIQAITGLRKTESGSIKLHDKEISNLPPRKITEAGVGHIPEDRQRHGLILPMTLSENISLQSYYKEPFSHNHLLNEKEMDKHAVRLIQEYDVRTQSERSFAASLSGGNQQKAIIAREIDRDPSLLIAAQPTRGLDVGAIEFIHKRLIEHRDQGNAVLLMSFELDEILNVSDRIVVIYEGQIVAEVKQSETSEQELGLLMTGTPLEQARKELQTAEEKGENSHG
- the yfmF gene encoding EF-P 5-aminopentanol modification-associated protein YfmF; the encoded protein is MELVLAKGANAHIQNTKKFKTVLIEYKFRSLYEPDEATARTLLKNMMVTNTQKYPSQKMMDHQMSWLYGASLSSNSQRYGNHHVVTLRLRVVNDKFIGGDETLLEEAFSFLREIIFHPNVSDNAFHSETFHREKKNLKNYFDSIEENKSGYSLFRLNQLLFKGTNQVYLGIGDVQYLDAITPESLYNTYLKMLQEDSIDIFVSGDVEEERIQQILEQSKFSNRESVTADIFVTSDLVNPVVKKEESSDVTQGNLLFGFSSPAYFSNKHYYAAMIFDGIFGGFPHSKLFQNVREKESLAYSASSSIDNIRGKMIVRTGIDFSKRNQVEKIVMEQLKDMQLGNFSEELISQTKEMLINQYKQNDDHQGKALSKIYTNELLAGYNISDEEWLRSLMDVTKENIIEVAKQMKLEAIFFLKGEEENHA
- the ymfI gene encoding elongation factor P 5-aminopentanone reductase, with the protein product MKIALITGASGDIGSSVAKKLAEDGWSLYLHYHSNKEKINSIIREFIEKYPKQEFFSVQANLEQDDAIDRLKEQIFSLNAIVFSHGITEYGLLNELASEKMDQLWKMHVKIPILITQAFQNKIHQDNQGRIVFISSVYGEMGSSNEVFYSTVKGAQIAFVRAYSKEVASWGITVNAVSPGAVNTHMNQHYTEMEITNLLDDIPIGRMGRPEEISFWVKQILKKESSYMTGQVLTVSGGWLK
- a CDS encoding ABC transporter permease, giving the protein MDVITLLTIIVSNTLIYSAPLIFTALGGTFSERSGIVNVGLEGIMVMGAFSSIVFNLSFGATFGAATPWLGLLIGGIVGILFSIIHAAATVNLRADHIVSGTVLNMLAPALAIFLTKVLYDGKGQTDFIVYNFGKRSVPFLKDIPIIGRIFFTDITIAAYLGILVAILSYFIIFKTTFGLRLRSVGEHPQAADTLGINVYLMRYSGVLISGFLGGVGGAVVAQSITLNFSVTTIAGQGFIAMAAMIFGKWNPITVMGAALFFGLAQSLSVIGNYIPIVQDIPGVYLSVLPYVLTIVVLVGFIGKSKGPAANGTTYIKTK
- a CDS encoding helix-turn-helix domain-containing protein; translation: MGEKNHIGEQLKQERIAKGYTLDDLQQLTKIQKHYLIAIEENNLDELPGDFFVKAFIRQYAEVLEMDVDESAVVSSKKEENPDSQTEIQEPTLPTRSELKRSSKETNFNYSSSSQSSLPTFLMVLLLILVLGMIWFYFYFIRSNEPESTNNNSVINQTETVSSEAQTSETVGEDVESAEESAENSSELSIIREDNNNRIEYRVTNFELPNQLLLEIDTSGNSWVQVTINESVLFEGTISAGSSQEIEIPEDTEEVAVRIGYLPSTSVLFGDEEVEKPEDSSTNQTQTLYFTFE
- the pgsA gene encoding CDP-diacylglycerol--glycerol-3-phosphate 3-phosphatidyltransferase, encoding MNLPNKLTVIRIFMIPIFLLLMTIPFEWGTVELLGSSIPTVQLIGTIIFSVASFTDWLDGYIARRDGLVTNFGKFADPLADKMLVAAAFIVLVEKGLAPAWVVSIILCRELAVTGLRLLLVKDGEVMAAACPGKIKTVTQMFAIILLFLDDFPVAGIGIPLGTILLYICLFFTVYSGTDYFIKNKYVFMDSFGN
- a CDS encoding ABC transporter permease, which translates into the protein MGKMYQNARFQQYAVPILSVILGILIGAILMLSFGFNPITGYTAMIKGALFTPFYFGQTLRLMAPLIVIALGFAVANTAGFFNIGVAGQVLVGWFASVSISYVFPELPGFILLPICILAGMAAGAIWAGIAGFLRAYFGTSEVIVTIMLNHTAFHVVNYLIRNVLTENSDSSPRISEAASLRIPFLTTLTDNSTIHGGIFISIIMVFVVWMLINKTTFGFEFRSVGMNPHAADYAGMNAKKNIILAMLLSGALAGLGGAMEGLGNFQNIFTQGAVPTIGFDGMGVALLGASNPLGILFSSFLFSVLKTGGTSMPLVSGAPNEIVDIVIALIIFFVGANYIIRLLLAKTKPVKKKEVA